The Synechococcus sp. RS9916 DNA segment CTCTGGGATGCCGGAGCTGTGTTGCTCGGCAAAACCAATCTCGATGAGTTCGCCATGGGCGGATCCACCGAAACTTCGGCCTTCGGGCCCACGGCCAATCCCTGGAACGTGGATCACGTGCCTGGCGGTAGCTCCGGTGGCAGTGCTGCGGCTCTTGCGGCAGGCGAATGCATGGCGTCTCTGGGCTCCGACACTGGTGGGTCCATTCGTCAGCCAGCGTCCTTCTGCGGTGTTGTGGGGTTGAAGCCCACCTATGGCCGCATCAGCCGTTATGGCCTTGTGGCCTTTGCCAGCTCGTTGGATCAGGTGGGTCCATTCACCTCCAACGTCGCGGATGCAGCTGCGCTGCTGCAGGTGATGGCTGGTCATGATCCACGGGATTCCACGTCGCTGAAAGCACCTGTCCCGGACTACAGCGCAGCGCTGGGCAAGCCGATCACTGGCCTGAAAGTGGGTCTGGTGCGGGAGTGTTTCGAGCAGGAGGGGCTTGATGCTGAAGTCAAGGCTTCTGTGATGGCTGCAGCCCAGCAGTTGCAGGCGCTCGGCGCCGAACTCGTGGATGTCAGCTGCCCCCGCTTCACGGACGGCATCGCGACGTACTACGTGATTGCCCCTTCCGAGGCATCCGCCAATTTGGCGCGTTACGACGGCGTCAAATACGGATTCCGTGCTGACGATGCCGAGAGTCTTGCCGCCATGACGGCCAGCAGCCGCGCGCAGGGATTTGGTAGCGAAGTGCAGCGGCGCATCCTGATCGGTACCTATGCCCTGTCGGCCGGCTATGTCGACGCCTACTACAAAAAAGCGCAGCAGGTGCGCACCCTGATTCGTCGTGACTTCGACGCGGCGTATCAGACGGTCGATGTGCTGTTGACACCAACGGCGCCGACCACGTCCTTCCGCAACGGTGCCCACGCTGATGATCCTCTGGCCATGTATCTGGCCGACCTGTTGACCATTCCGGCCAACCTGGCTGGGTTGCCTGCGATCAGCGTTCCCTGCGGTTTCAACAGCGCTGGTTTGCCGATTGGTGTGCAGCTCATCGGCAACGTGCTGGATGAGGCCCGATTGCTGCAGGTCGCGCATCAGTACGAGCAGTCTGCTCAGGTGATGGCATCGCGCCCTGAAGGGGCTCTGGTCCCAGCCTGATCAGCTGAATCTGATCCCTGCTTTCCCGATGCCCCCCCATATCTGGGGGGTCTTTTTATGCGGGACCCTCCATCTTGCGTAGCCCCTTAGGCTGGGGGTATGGCTTTTGTCCCTCTCCATAACCACAGCGATTACAGCCTCCTGGACGGGGCATCGCAGTTGCCGCAGATGGTGGAGCGGGCCAAAGAGCTGGGCATGCCAGCCCTCGCTCTCACCGATCACGGTGTGATGTATGGCGCGGTGGAGCTGCTCAAGCTCTGTCAAGGCACCGGCATCAAGCCGATCATCGGCAATGAGATGTACGTGGTGAACGGGTCCATCGATGACCCGCAGCAGAAAAAAGAGCGTCGTTATCACCTGGTGGTGCTGGCCAAAAACGCCACCGGATATCGCAATCTGGTCAAGCTCACCAGCATCAGCCATCTACGCGGCATGCGAGGACGTGGGATTTTCTCCCGGGCTTGCATCGATAAACATCTGCTGCAGCAATACAGCGAAGGGCTGATTGTGGCCACCGCCTGCCTTGGTGGTGAAATCCCCCAGGCGATCATGCGCGGTCGCCCCGAGGTGGCACGGGATGTGGCGCGTTGGTATCAGGAGGTGTTTGGTGACGACTTCTATCTGGAGATTCAGGACCACGGCTCTGTGGAAGACCGGATCGTCAATGTGGAGATCGTCAAGATCGCCAAGGAGCTCGGCATTGGCCTGATCGCCACCAACGACGCGCACTACCTCACGCGCAACGACGTGGAGGCGCACGATGCCTTGCTGTGTGTGCTGACGGGCAAGCTCATCTCCGACGAAAAACGCCTGCGGTACACCGGCACGGAGTTCATCCGTAGCGAGGAAGAGATGGGTCGGCTGTTCGTCGACCATCTGGATCCAGCAGTGGTGCAGGAAGCGATTGCGACCACTGCTGAGGTTGCGGAAAAAGTCGAGGATTACGACATCCTCGGGCGTTATCAGATGCCCCGCTTCCCCATTCCCGATGGCCACACTCCCGTGAGCTATCTCAAGGAAGTGACCGAGCAGGGCTTACGTGACCGGCTATCCCTGGCTGAGGGTGCGTCCATCGATGCGGTCTACGCCGAGCGTCTGGTGTACGAGCTGGGCGTGATGGAGCAGATGGGTTTTCCCACCTACTTCTTGGTGGTCTGGGATTACATCCGTTTTGCTCGCGAGCAAGGCATTCCCGTCGGCCCTGGCCGCGGCTCTGCTGCGGGGTCATTGGTGGCTTATGCCCTGGGAATCACCAACATCGACCCTGTCAGTAATGGCTTGTTGTTCGAACGCTTCCTCAATCCAGAGCGCAAGTCGATGCCTGATATCGACACCGACTTCTGCATTGAGCGCCGTAGTGAAGTGATCGACTACGTCACCCGGCGCTACGGCGACGACAAGGTGGCGCAGATCATCACGTTCAACCGCATGACGTCAAAGGCGGTGCTGAAGGATGTGGCGCGGGTGCTCGATATTCCTTATGGCGATGCAGATCGTCTCGCCAAGCTGATTCCCGTGGCCCGCGGAAAGCCAGCCAAGTTGGCGGCCATGATTGGTGAAGAGTCGCCCAATCCCGACTTCCGTGAGAAGTATCAAAACGACCCCGTGGTCAAGCGTTGGGTCGACATGGCGATGCGAATCGAGGGCACCAACAAAACTTTTGGTGTGCACGCTGCTGGTGTGGTGATTGCCGCGGATCCGCTCGATGAGCTGGTGCCGTTGCAACGCAACAACGATGGTCAGGTGATCACCCAGTACTACATGGAAGACGTGGAGTCGATGGGACTCCTGAAGATGGATTTTCTGGGGTTGAAAAACCTCACCATGATCGACAAAACCCTCGAGCTGGTGGAAGCCAACTTCGGGGAAAGCATTGATCCCGACAAGTTGCCGCCGCAGGATCCCGACACATTCGCCCTGCTGGCGCGCGGTGATCTGGAAGGCATCTTCCAGCTCGAGTCGAGCGGAATGCGTCAGATCGTGCGGGATTTGCGCCCTTCTTCGCTGGAAGATATCTCCTCAATCCTTGCGCTCTACCGACCTGGACCGCTTGATGCTGGTCTGATTCCCAAGTTCATTAACCGCAAGCACGGCCGCGAAGCGATCGACTTTGCGCACCAGGCCCTTGAGCCGATCCTGCAGGAGACCTACGGGATCATGGTGTATCAGGAGCAGATCATGAAGATCGCTCAGGATTTGGCCGGTTACTCGCTGGGTGAAGCGGATCTGTTGCGCCGCGCAATGGGTAAAAAGAAGGTCTCAGAGATGCAGAAACATCGCGGCATCTTTGTGAAGGGAGCGAGTGAACGGGGGGTCGACGAAAAGATCGCCGATGAGCTCTTCGATCAGATGGTGCTGTTCGCGGAATACTGCTTTAACAAGAGCCATTCCACCGCCTACGGCGCGGTGACCTATCAGACCGCCTATCTCAAGGCTCACTATCCGGTGGCCTACATGGCTGCACTGCTCACGGTGAATGCCGGAGCGAGCGACAAGGTGCAGCGCTACATCTCCAATTGCAATGCCATGGGCATTGAGGTGATGCCACCCGATGTGAATGCCTCCGGCATCGACTTCACTCCGACAGGCGATCGCATCCTGTTTGGACTTTCGGCAGTCCGCAATCTCGGGGATGGAGCGATTCGCCACTTGATCGCGAGTCGTCAGGAGGATGGGCCGTTCGAGTCGTTGGCGGATGTCTGTGATCGTTTGCCTTCTTCTGTGCTCAATCGCCGCAGCCTTGAGTCGTTGATTCACTGCGGCGCTCTCGATGCGCTGGAGCCCAAGGCCAATCGTGCCCAGTTGATGGCGGATCTGGATCTTCTGCTCGACTGGGCCTCCTCCCGTGCCAAGGATCGTGAAAGTGGCCAGGGCAATCTGTTTGATCTGATGGCGGCGGCCACCGCTGCGGAAGGAGAGGGTGCCAACGACCTCAGCATGGCGCCCAAAGCCCCTCCTGTTCCGGATTATCACCCCACCGAAAAGCTGCGCCTGGAAAAGGATCTAGTGGGCTTCTACCTGTCGGATCACCCCCTCAAACAGCTCACCCCACCGGCCAAATTGCTCGCGCCGATTGGCTTAGGCAGCCTGGAAGAGCAGGCCGACAAGGCCAAAGTCAGTGCGATTGCGATGGTGAGTGAATACCGGCAGGTCACCACGCGTAAAGGCGATCGGATGGCAGTGCTCACCCTCGAAGACCTCACCGGCAGCTGTGAAGCTGTTGTGTTCCCCAAGAGTTATGCCCGTCTGTCAGACCACCTGATGGCAGAAGCTCGTCTGCTGGTTTGGGCGGCGGTTGACCGACGGGATGAACGGGTGCAGTTGATCGTTGACGATTGCCGGGCGATTGACGACCTGCAGCTGTTGCTGGTGGAGCTGGCTCCGGACCAGGCCAGCGATGTGGCTGTGCAGCACAAGCTGCGTGAATGTCTCCATGCCCACAAGCCTGAGCAGGATGAGTTGGGCGTCCGTGTGCCTGTGGTGGCTGCCGTTCGTCATGGCAGTGAGGTGCGTTATGTGCGCCTTGGCCCCCAGTTCTGCGTACGCAACGCCGTCGCTGCTGCCAGCTATCTGCAGGAGCAGGCGTTTACGGCCACCACCAAGGCTGTCTTCAGTGGAGCGGTGCCGGTCTGATCGCTTGTTGACAACAAAAAAGTCACCGGAGCGCCAGCTCCGGTGACTCGAGTCTTGACCTGATCGTCACCTCAGTTCGATGCTTTTTGGGCTTTCATCGAGCTGCGCATTCGCGCAATGTTGGGCTTGATGTGCTCGAGGCCAAGCAACGTGCCGGGCTGAGGTTCCCAGCTGGCAGACAACACGCCGTAGCTCAATCCCACCAATCCCAGCAGGAAGCAGGCCCCAGAACTCACCAGCGTGATGCCAGGAGGAATGTCGAGAATTTGTTTGCTGACCAGTAAATAGCTGATCACAAAAACAGCCATACCCATCACCGAAGGCACACCAGTGGCAATCGCAACGCGTCGCGCCATGCGATTGGCCACAGCCTTGGGGATGGGCTGGGAGTTCACTGCCTTGGACTGACCAAGGCTTTTGCTGCTGTCATCGGCCGACCGTCGGGGTTCAAACGGCAACAGTTTGCGAGGGTCGGCCATGGCAAAGAAACGAAGGCGATGCGGCGGATCAGCCGCGGATGCCCAGCTTGCCAATCAGATCGCTGTAGCGTTGCTCGCTCTTGCCACGCACGTAGGAGAGCAGGCGCTTGCGGCGACCAATCATCTTCAGCAGACCCTGACGGGATGAAAAGTCGTGAATGTTCTTCTGCAGGTGGTTGCTGAGCTGCGAAATGCGCTCGGTCAGCATGGCCACTTGCACCTCAGCCGATCCGGTGTCGGTGGCGTGGGTTTGGTGGGTGTTGATCAGCTGCTGCTTTTGAGTGGTATCGAGCGACATGCGCGGCGTCTGGCCCTGACAGTGCAAACAACCAATTTACCTCCTCATGGGCCCCTAAGCCGTAGCCCGGCTCAGCCAGCGCAGGCTTTCCCGCAGCCAGGCGTCATGATCGCCGGCAGCAGGGGGCTCAGCAGCAGTCGCCACAGCGCGCATGGCTCTTCGGATTTCCAGGTCTTCGTAACCAAGGGCTTCGAGTGTTTGCTGCAGTTCCTGGAGAGGGTCGCCTTGCAGCGGCAGGGCTTTGAGATCGCTGCGGTCGACCAGTGACAGACCATCGTCCGCAGGGGCGCGCCAGCTGCCCAGGCGATCGCGCAATTCCACCGCCAGCCGTTCGGCTGTGCGTTTGCCCACGCCCTGAGCCTGGGTGAGCTGACGCAGATCGCCCTCCACGATGGCGTCCACAAGGGCCGTGGCCCCACAGCTTTCGAGCAGGGCGAGGGCCATTTGTGGCCCAACCCCGTTCACGCTGATCAGGGTTCGAAACAGGTCGCGTTCCCGCTTCTCAAGGAAGCCGTAGAGCATGCAGCCGTCCTCCCGTTGCACCTGATGGATCCAGGCGGTGCACTGGCGTTCCGCTTCCAGTCGCGTGCGATGTCCGCTGGTGAACTGCACCTCGTAACCCACACCGCCGCAGGCGATCACAAGGCCCTGGCGCCCCCCTTGGACCCAACTGTCAATCCGTTCCCCTTGCAGCCAGCCGATCATGGGGTTGTTCCTGATGCGCTCCATGCTGCCTGACCTGTCGAGCCTGGCCCACCTGCAGCGGCTTGGCCAAACCTTGATCCGCCGGGGGATAGCCCTGATCTGTGCCCTGGTCATCGGGGTTGGACTGACCGCGTGTAGTGCGGCTGATCAGCCTCCCCGTCTGGTGTTGTTGAAAGCTCTGGGGCTGCAGATTCAGCTCACCCAGACAGCGATCGCTCGCTCTTTAGACCTTGAGGCTGACGGTGACCCTGAGGTGAGCCGGGTCCGCGTGGAAGAGCAGGAGTCGATGCGCCTGGGGGATCACAAGGGGGTGCATTTGACCGGGCGCTTTGACTGGCGACTGCCCGGAGATCGTGTTCGGGTCGACAGTCCGTTTGAACTGTTTCTCGAACGGGGGGAGCGCGGCGAAAGCTGGCGGTTGGCGCAGCCCTCCGGATCGAGTGATGGCAGCAGTCAGGACTGGATCACCTATCCCTTGCCACTCGAGCCGAGCTGAGGCTGACGGGCACTGAGGCTAATCAGGGTCGCTCCCAGCACGCAGATTGCTCCGAGCACCACAGCTCCCGTAATGGGTTCAGCGAAAAACAGCACACCCCAGAGGCTTGCGAACACGACCTGCACGTAGTTGATCGATGTGGCACGGGCAGCGGGCAGAGCTGCGAGTCCTTCCGTCAGCCAGATTTGACCCAGCTGAGTGAACAGGCCCACACCGACCAGCCACAGCCATTGCTCAGGGGTCGGCCACATCGCTTGACCCCAAAGAAACGGAAGTGTCGCGGGTACAGAGACCAGTGGGAAATAGAACACGATCACCAGCGGATGTTCCCGCGCTGACAGCTGGCGCACACTCACATAGGCAAGGGCGGTGAGCAGTGCGCCACCGAGTCCAAGGGCCACGGCTGTGGCCGTCAGGTCTGGGATGGCAGGCGCCGCCGCTCCACCGAGCCACTCCGGCTGCACCACCAGCATCACTCCGATCCAGCCCATCAGCACCGCCAAGCCAATGCGGCGGCGGATCGGTTCCCCCAGTAACAACCAGGCGCTCAGAGCCGTGAGGGTTGGGTAGGTGTATTGCAGCAAGGTGGCCGTTGCTAATGGCAGACGGGCCAGGGCTTCAAAAAAACAGAGCAGGGCGGTGGTGCCGAGCACGCCACGCACGAACAGTCGTCCCCGCTGCTGACCCCAGGGGGAGACGCGGACGCGTCGGAGCATCACCAGGGTGATCGCGATGCTGATCAGGGACCGCACCAGCACGATTTCCGCAACAGGCAATGCGCCGCCGAGATGCTTGACGCAAACGGTCATCAGGCTGAAGGCCAGTGCGCAGAGGATCAACAGGCCGCAGGCCCGCCACTGCTGCGCTGACTGACTGCCGCGGATTGCCTTCAGCAGTGCTTGCATCCGTGCCTTGCAGATCAAGGGCCAACCTTCGCACCGCACCCTGGACTCCCGTTCGGCACAAGCTCTCGCAGAATGGTCCGATGGCGACACCCCGTCTTCACCCCCGCACGATCGACGCCGTCAAGGAACGGGCCGACATCGTTGATGTGGTGGGAGAGCACGTGGTGCTCAAGAAAAAAGGTCGTGAATTCGTTGGCATCTGCCCGTTCCACGACGACAGCAAGCCGTCGATGACGGTGTCACCGGCCAAGCAGTTTTATTACTGCTTCTCGTGCGGGGCCGGTGGCAACTCCATCAAGTTTCTGATGGAACTTCAGCGCCAGAGCTTCAGCGATGTGGTGCTGGAGCTGGCGCGCAAATACCAGCTGCCGGTGGAAACGGTGGATGGCCCCCAGCAGGAGCGGCTGCGCCAGCAGTTGTCGCGCCGCGAAAAACTCCACCGGGCGTTGGCCTTGGCCTCGGGCTGGTTTCGCACCCAGCTCCGCACTGCGGCGGGCCAGGGAGCGCTCCAGTATTTGCGTGAAAGCCGTGGGCTCTCGGAGGCGACCCTTGACGCCTTTGAACTCGGCTACGCCCCAGACCAGTGGGATGGCCTGCTGAAGCATCTGCAGCAGGTCGAAGGGTTAAGCCCCGAGATGCTCGAGGCCGCCGGACTGGTGGTGCCGCGTAAGGGTGGCAATGGTTTCTACGACCGTTTCCGTCATCGCGTGATGGTGCCGATCCGCGACCGTCAGGGTCGGGTGATCGGCTTCGGTGGTCGCAGCTTGGATGGCGCCGAGCCCAAATATCTCAACTCTCCAGAGACGGAGGTGTTTGAGAAGGGCAAGCACCTTTTTGGTCTTGATCGGGCCGCCAACGCCATCCGCAAGGACGACCGAGCGGTGGTGGTGGAGGGTTATTTCGATGTGATTGCTCTCCATGCAGCGGGGATCACCAATGCGGTGGCGTCCCTCGGAACTGCTCTGAGCAGCCAGCAGATCACCCAGCTCTGCCGATGCAGCGATGGCAAGCGCATCGTGCTCAATTTCGATGCCGATGGTGCCGGGATCCGAGCAGCCAATCGGGCGATCGGTGAGGTGGAGCAGCTCGCCCTGCAGGGGCAGTTGGAGCTGCGGGTGTTGCACCTGCCGTCCGGTAAGGATCCCGATGAATTCCTCAAAGACCATGGCGCCGGCGACTACCGGGCTCTGCTCGATCAGGCACCGCTCTGGCTCGACTGGCAAATCGAGCAGGTGCTGGAGGGTCGCGACCTCGCCAAGGCCGATCAGTTTCAGCAAGGGGTGAGTGCCCTGGTGGCACTGCTGGGCAAGTTGCCCCCATCGGCGATCCGCACCCATTACCTCCAGCAA contains these protein-coding regions:
- the gatA gene encoding Asp-tRNA(Asn)/Glu-tRNA(Gln) amidotransferase subunit GatA, with product MAIAEWRQQLESGQVSARELTDHHLARIDAVEPTLHAYLEVTADRARADADRIDAARSAGEDLPPLAGVPLAIKDNLCTKGVTTTCASRMLEGFVPPYESTVTSKLWDAGAVLLGKTNLDEFAMGGSTETSAFGPTANPWNVDHVPGGSSGGSAAALAAGECMASLGSDTGGSIRQPASFCGVVGLKPTYGRISRYGLVAFASSLDQVGPFTSNVADAAALLQVMAGHDPRDSTSLKAPVPDYSAALGKPITGLKVGLVRECFEQEGLDAEVKASVMAAAQQLQALGAELVDVSCPRFTDGIATYYVIAPSEASANLARYDGVKYGFRADDAESLAAMTASSRAQGFGSEVQRRILIGTYALSAGYVDAYYKKAQQVRTLIRRDFDAAYQTVDVLLTPTAPTTSFRNGAHADDPLAMYLADLLTIPANLAGLPAISVPCGFNSAGLPIGVQLIGNVLDEARLLQVAHQYEQSAQVMASRPEGALVPA
- a CDS encoding DNA polymerase III subunit alpha, which gives rise to MAFVPLHNHSDYSLLDGASQLPQMVERAKELGMPALALTDHGVMYGAVELLKLCQGTGIKPIIGNEMYVVNGSIDDPQQKKERRYHLVVLAKNATGYRNLVKLTSISHLRGMRGRGIFSRACIDKHLLQQYSEGLIVATACLGGEIPQAIMRGRPEVARDVARWYQEVFGDDFYLEIQDHGSVEDRIVNVEIVKIAKELGIGLIATNDAHYLTRNDVEAHDALLCVLTGKLISDEKRLRYTGTEFIRSEEEMGRLFVDHLDPAVVQEAIATTAEVAEKVEDYDILGRYQMPRFPIPDGHTPVSYLKEVTEQGLRDRLSLAEGASIDAVYAERLVYELGVMEQMGFPTYFLVVWDYIRFAREQGIPVGPGRGSAAGSLVAYALGITNIDPVSNGLLFERFLNPERKSMPDIDTDFCIERRSEVIDYVTRRYGDDKVAQIITFNRMTSKAVLKDVARVLDIPYGDADRLAKLIPVARGKPAKLAAMIGEESPNPDFREKYQNDPVVKRWVDMAMRIEGTNKTFGVHAAGVVIAADPLDELVPLQRNNDGQVITQYYMEDVESMGLLKMDFLGLKNLTMIDKTLELVEANFGESIDPDKLPPQDPDTFALLARGDLEGIFQLESSGMRQIVRDLRPSSLEDISSILALYRPGPLDAGLIPKFINRKHGREAIDFAHQALEPILQETYGIMVYQEQIMKIAQDLAGYSLGEADLLRRAMGKKKVSEMQKHRGIFVKGASERGVDEKIADELFDQMVLFAEYCFNKSHSTAYGAVTYQTAYLKAHYPVAYMAALLTVNAGASDKVQRYISNCNAMGIEVMPPDVNASGIDFTPTGDRILFGLSAVRNLGDGAIRHLIASRQEDGPFESLADVCDRLPSSVLNRRSLESLIHCGALDALEPKANRAQLMADLDLLLDWASSRAKDRESGQGNLFDLMAAATAAEGEGANDLSMAPKAPPVPDYHPTEKLRLEKDLVGFYLSDHPLKQLTPPAKLLAPIGLGSLEEQADKAKVSAIAMVSEYRQVTTRKGDRMAVLTLEDLTGSCEAVVFPKSYARLSDHLMAEARLLVWAAVDRRDERVQLIVDDCRAIDDLQLLLVELAPDQASDVAVQHKLRECLHAHKPEQDELGVRVPVVAAVRHGSEVRYVRLGPQFCVRNAVAAASYLQEQAFTATTKAVFSGAVPV
- a CDS encoding PAM68 family protein, which produces MADPRKLLPFEPRRSADDSSKSLGQSKAVNSQPIPKAVANRMARRVAIATGVPSVMGMAVFVISYLLVSKQILDIPPGITLVSSGACFLLGLVGLSYGVLSASWEPQPGTLLGLEHIKPNIARMRSSMKAQKASN
- the rpsO gene encoding 30S ribosomal protein S15 — protein: MSLDTTQKQQLINTHQTHATDTGSAEVQVAMLTERISQLSNHLQKNIHDFSSRQGLLKMIGRRKRLLSYVRGKSEQRYSDLIGKLGIRG
- the ruvA gene encoding Holliday junction branch migration protein RuvA; the encoded protein is MIGWLQGERIDSWVQGGRQGLVIACGGVGYEVQFTSGHRTRLEAERQCTAWIHQVQREDGCMLYGFLEKRERDLFRTLISVNGVGPQMALALLESCGATALVDAIVEGDLRQLTQAQGVGKRTAERLAVELRDRLGSWRAPADDGLSLVDRSDLKALPLQGDPLQELQQTLEALGYEDLEIRRAMRAVATAAEPPAAGDHDAWLRESLRWLSRATA
- a CDS encoding DMT family transporter, whose amino-acid sequence is MQALLKAIRGSQSAQQWRACGLLILCALAFSLMTVCVKHLGGALPVAEIVLVRSLISIAITLVMLRRVRVSPWGQQRGRLFVRGVLGTTALLCFFEALARLPLATATLLQYTYPTLTALSAWLLLGEPIRRRIGLAVLMGWIGVMLVVQPEWLGGAAAPAIPDLTATAVALGLGGALLTALAYVSVRQLSAREHPLVIVFYFPLVSVPATLPFLWGQAMWPTPEQWLWLVGVGLFTQLGQIWLTEGLAALPAARATSINYVQVVFASLWGVLFFAEPITGAVVLGAICVLGATLISLSARQPQLGSSGKG
- the dnaG gene encoding DNA primase, translating into MATPRLHPRTIDAVKERADIVDVVGEHVVLKKKGREFVGICPFHDDSKPSMTVSPAKQFYYCFSCGAGGNSIKFLMELQRQSFSDVVLELARKYQLPVETVDGPQQERLRQQLSRREKLHRALALASGWFRTQLRTAAGQGALQYLRESRGLSEATLDAFELGYAPDQWDGLLKHLQQVEGLSPEMLEAAGLVVPRKGGNGFYDRFRHRVMVPIRDRQGRVIGFGGRSLDGAEPKYLNSPETEVFEKGKHLFGLDRAANAIRKDDRAVVVEGYFDVIALHAAGITNAVASLGTALSSQQITQLCRCSDGKRIVLNFDADGAGIRAANRAIGEVEQLALQGQLELRVLHLPSGKDPDEFLKDHGAGDYRALLDQAPLWLDWQIEQVLEGRDLAKADQFQQGVSALVALLGKLPPSAIRTHYLQQVAERLSGGQGRLALQLEDDLRQQVKGQRWHGRSARFEQPGESSQRERSEAEILRLYLHCPSHRSAIRRELRQRELEDFALQHHRLLWASLTDLEETNIGAGRLEAVSRGQDSGDELADLDLPRLLTDQLLLENSALVSRLTPLLEPGELQLLALANPMQQLRGTAAMLERQKSLKRCRHLLEAWGGQRLQTLERCIASLIAQEQDQPQTLANIDMEQRIQALFDDLNADALRFQELYYSERKHIAHLDEQRCAGYSGPQETPGGAAA